In Cryptosporangium minutisporangium, the sequence AACACCGTCGCGGCCGAAAGCGGCAGTACCGATCAGGGCACCCGCTGGAGGTGGTCGAGCAGCCGCGCCGGACGGTTGGTGGCGATCATGTTCGCACCCAGCCCGAGGACGAACTCCATGTCCGCGAGTTCGTCGACCGTCCAGACGTAGAGCTGGTTCCCCGCCGCCCGGATCCGCTCGGCGAACCGCGGCCGCGATCGCAGGACGTGTAGGCCGGGGCCGGCGATCGTCGCGCCGAACGGCAGCGTTCCGTCCCGGTACAGGGGCGGCAACCCGTCGAAGAGCATCACGGCGGGGAGTTCGGGCGCGAGCTCGCGCAGTCGCCGTACTGCCATCGGCGAGAACGACATCACGACGACCCGGGACGAGGCGACGTCCGGCGCCGGGCGGTCGGGGACCAGGCCGAATCGGCGGAGGCTCGCGACGACGCGCTGCTCGACCAGCCCACCCCAGCGGGTGGGGTGCTTGGTCTCGACGTAGAGCTGGACGTTCCGCCCGCAGTCGACGAAGAGTTGGAGCAGGCGCTCGAACGTCAGCACTCGGCGCTCGGCGTCGCGGATCTTGTCGTCGTCCTCGATCGGCTGCCGGTAGTCCCGGTCGCGGCGCGCCGCGACCAGGTCGTCGGCCGACTCCGGCAGGTCGACTTTCCACCCGCCGAAGTCCAGGGAATGCAGGTCCTGCAGCGAGCGGTCGCTGACCGCGCCCCGTCCGTTGGACGTCCGTTCGAGCCTGCGGTCGTGGACGCAGACGAGGTGACCGTCCCGGGT encodes:
- a CDS encoding glycerophosphodiester phosphodiesterase family protein; translated protein: MQSDGPLVVAHRGSSALLAEHTLAAYEKALAEGADGLECDVRLTRDGHLVCVHDRRLERTSNGRGAVSDRSLQDLHSLDFGGWKVDLPESADDLVAARRDRDYRQPIEDDDKIRDAERRVLTFERLLQLFVDCGRNVQLYVETKHPTRWGGLVEQRVVASLRRFGLVPDRPAPDVASSRVVVMSFSPMAVRRLRELAPELPAVMLFDGLPPLYRDGTLPFGATIAGPGLHVLRSRPRFAERIRAAGNQLYVWTVDELADMEFVLGLGANMIATNRPARLLDHLQRVP